A section of the Lagopus muta isolate bLagMut1 chromosome 17, bLagMut1 primary, whole genome shotgun sequence genome encodes:
- the HNF1A gene encoding hepatocyte nuclear factor 1-alpha codes for MVSKLSHLQVELLGALLESGLTKETLIKALSEVEPYMLQSESQHAINALQTEKGESCPEIPNLPNGMGETRLSEDETSDDGEEFTPPIMKELENLSPEEAAHQKAVVERLLQEDPWRVAKMVKSYLQQHNIPQREVVDTTGLNQSHLSQHLNKGTPMKTQKRAALYTWYVRKQREVAQQFTHAGQGILTEEPMGDDLPTKKGRRNRFKWGPASQQILFQAYERQKNPSKEEREALVEECNRAECIQRGVSPSQAQGLGSNLVTEVRVYNWFANRRKEEAFRHKLAMDNFSGPQPTSAPPLTPHNSSSLQPPPALSPTKVHGVRYNQQPASEAESSSSNHHGNSSMVTTQTILHQVSPPGLEPSQNLLSTDTKLISAPGGTLPPVSTLTALHSLEQNPHALGQQTQNLIMASLPGVMAIGAGETSSLAPAFTNTGGSTLVIGLTSTQPQSVPVINSMGSSLTTLQPVQFSQQLHPSYQQPLMQQVQSHINQSPFMATMAQIQNPHALYGPKSEVAQYTHTGLLPQTMVITDTANLSALTNLTPTKQAFTSDSETHTDSGIHTPVSQAPAIHLQNQDTTIQHLQSGPRLTSSPAVSSSSLVLYQSSDSTNSHSQLLPSTHNVIETFISTQMASSTQ; via the exons ATGGTCTCGAAGCTGAGCCATCTTCAagtggagctgctgggagcgCTGCTGGAGTCGGGGCTAACCAAGGAGACCCTGATCAAGGCACTGAGCGAAGTGGAACCCTACATGCTCCAGAGTGAAAGTCAGCATGCTATCAATGCCCTGCAGACAGAGAAAGGGGAGTCCTGCCCCGAAATCCCCAATCTCCCCAATGGAATGGGGGAAACCAGGTTGTCGGAAGATGAAACCTCTGATGACGGGGAGGAATTTACCCCTCCGATAATGAAGGAGCTGGAAAACTTGAGCCCTGAGGAGGCTGCTcaccagaaggctgtggtgGAAAGACTATTACA AGAGGATCCCTGGCGGGTAGCAAAGATGGTGAAATCCTACCTCCAACAGCACAACATCCCTCAGCGCGAGGTGGTGGACACGACTGGTCTGAACCAATCCCACCTCTCACAACACCTCAACAAGGGCACTCCCATGAAGACCCAAAAAAGGGCAGCCCTCTACACCTGGTACGTCCGCAAGCAGCGAGAGGTGGCCCAGC AATTCACACATGCTGGTCAGGGGATCTTGACAGAGGAGCCCATGGGAGATGATCTGCCCACCAAGAAGGGACGAAGAAATCGCTTTAAATGGGGTCCTGCCTCACAACAGATTCTGTTCCAAGCCTACGAGAGACAGAAGAACCCCAgcaaagaagagagagaggcaCTGGTGGAAGAGTGCAACAG AGCAGAATGTATTCAGAGAGGCGTTTCCCCATCTCAGGCCCAGGGTCTGGGCTCAAACCTGGTGACCGAGGTGCGAGTTTACAACTGGTTTGCCAACCGCAGGAAGGAGGAGGCCTTCCGGCACAAGCTGGCCATGGACAACTTCAGCGGGCCGCAGCCCACCTCTGCTCCCCCTCTCACTCCTCACAACTCCTCCTCCCTTCAGCCGCCTCCTGCTCTCTCACCCACCAAAGTTCACG GAGTGAGGTACAACCAGCAGCCAGCCAGCGAGGCAGAGTCCTCCAGCAGCAACCACCACGGGAACAGCTCCATGGTGACCACCCAAACCATCCTGCATCAGGTTTCTCCCCCTGGGCTGGAGCCCAGCCAGAACCTGCTGAGCACAGACACCAAGCTG ATCTCAGCTCCCGGAGGAACTCTGCCCCCCGTCAGCACCCTGACTGCCCTGCACAGCCTAGAGCAAAACCCCCATGCGCTGGGCCAGCAAACTCAGAACCTCATCATGGCCTCACTGCCCGGCGTGATGGCAATCGGAGCCGGTGAGACCTCATCCCTGGCGCCTGCATTCACCAACACTGGCGGCTCCACCCTGGTAATAG GCCTGACTTCAACCCAGCCCCAGAGTGTACCTGTGATAAACAGCATGGGGAGCAGCCTCACCACCCTGCAGCCAGTCCAgttctcccagcagctgcacccGTCCTACCAGCAGCCCCTCATGCAGCAGGTCCAGAGCCACATCAACCAGAGCCCCTTCATGGCTACCATGGCCCAGATACAGAACCCCCATG CTCTCTACGGCCCCAAGTCTGAAGTGGCCCAGTACACACATACAGGCCTCCTCCCACAAACCATGGTGATAACAGACACAGCCAATCTCAGCGCGCTGACTAACCTGACACCAACTAAACAG GCATTCACATCTGACTCAGAAACCCACACAGACTCTGGGATCCATACACCAGTATCGCAGGCACCAGCGATACACCTACAGAACCAAGACACAACCATCCAGCACCTTCAGTCTGGTCCTCGCCTCACCTCAAGCCCTGCTG TGTCCTccagcagcctggtgctgtaCCAGAGCTCTGACTCCACCAACAGCCACAGTCAGCTGCTGCCATCCACCCATAACGTCATTGAGACCTTCATCTCCACGCAGATGGCATCCTCCACTCAGTAA